A single genomic interval of Microbacterium hydrocarbonoxydans harbors:
- a CDS encoding SGNH/GDSL hydrolase family protein — protein sequence MKAASTRHSLPVAGLVVAVVLAVAAVVLGVWRPWVPVPSTAPVGAAATDEEAVEIAPVPLLLPEHPTVLVFGDSWTYGSAATEPTLGYAYVLADLLGGETIVNGVRGSGYLKPGLDGPAFGERIAALDPALSPDLIIMQGSINDRAQGEAGYRGAVTAAWDAMSAKYPEATIVILGPAPHELPVGAETARIDTDLGALAAARGWWYISPIAQDWITEQNYLAVIDVEVGRKHPSTDGHRYLAEKLAAALAELGDAPVTEAGGSETTPEQ from the coding sequence ATGAAGGCCGCGTCCACCCGCCACAGTCTGCCCGTCGCGGGTCTCGTCGTAGCCGTCGTCCTGGCCGTCGCGGCCGTGGTCCTCGGCGTCTGGCGTCCGTGGGTCCCGGTGCCCTCGACCGCCCCGGTCGGAGCCGCCGCGACGGATGAGGAAGCGGTCGAGATCGCACCGGTTCCGCTGCTCCTTCCCGAGCATCCGACCGTGCTGGTCTTCGGCGATTCCTGGACGTACGGCTCGGCGGCCACCGAGCCGACGCTGGGGTACGCGTACGTGCTCGCCGACCTCCTCGGTGGCGAGACGATCGTGAACGGCGTCCGCGGCAGCGGGTACCTGAAGCCCGGTCTGGACGGTCCCGCGTTCGGAGAGCGCATCGCCGCCCTGGATCCTGCGCTCTCCCCCGACCTGATCATCATGCAGGGGTCGATCAACGACCGCGCCCAGGGCGAGGCCGGCTACCGCGGGGCGGTCACCGCCGCCTGGGATGCGATGTCGGCGAAGTACCCGGAGGCGACGATCGTCATCCTCGGCCCTGCCCCGCACGAGCTGCCGGTGGGAGCTGAGACCGCGCGAATCGACACCGACCTCGGTGCACTCGCCGCGGCCAGAGGCTGGTGGTACATCTCCCCCATCGCACAGGACTGGATCACCGAGCAGAACTATCTCGCGGTCATCGACGTGGAGGTCGGACGCAAGCATCCCTCCACCGACGGCCACCGCTACCTGGCCGAGAAGCTCGCCGCCGCGCTCGCGGAACTCGGCGACGCGCCGGTCACCGAGGCCGGTGGGTCGGAGACCACTCCCGAGCAGTGA
- a CDS encoding MFS transporter: protein MERYIRLRWVGLVFISIAVSLIIVDSTIVNVAIPAIVDDLGITSTEVQWVQEAYTLVFAALLLVFGSLADRFGRRRVMLIGVVIFAASSVLAASAPDGGMLILARLAQGVGGSMILPTTLSIINATFRGRERGIAFAVWGSTIGGMAALGPLLGGWLTTAFSWRWAFGINIPLGILIIIGVLLTVAESRSDRTSRIDVVGAVLSVVTMASLVFGLIEGRTYGWWLVDQRPQIGDWSWPFDLSPIPFAFALALVALAAFIAWGVRRERHGRSTLLALRLFSIPSFRNGNIAATVVSLGEFGVILALPLWLQFVLGFDALQTGLLLLALAGGSFVASGAAGAASGRIAPVWVVRAGLVAEVVGVAGVGFVIGPDASWLPLIPFLFVYGLGVGLATAQLTGVVLADVPVADSGAASGTQSTSRQLGAALGVAVLGTVLFTSTAGILASSLDARGVPDEQRDQIVSAVVDSAGAAIGGLQANPDTAAIADDAEAAFSDGTRFAAWTAAGFLALGLLSTISLGSGSGRTRESEGADEVEAHAEPDRS, encoded by the coding sequence ATGGAACGGTACATTCGGTTGCGCTGGGTCGGCCTCGTCTTCATCAGCATCGCGGTCTCGCTGATCATCGTCGACTCGACGATCGTGAACGTCGCGATCCCGGCGATCGTCGACGACCTCGGCATCACCTCGACCGAGGTGCAGTGGGTGCAGGAGGCCTACACGCTGGTCTTCGCCGCGCTGCTGCTCGTGTTCGGCAGCCTGGCCGACCGGTTCGGCCGGCGACGGGTGATGCTGATCGGCGTCGTGATCTTCGCCGCATCCTCGGTGCTCGCCGCATCCGCTCCGGATGGCGGGATGCTGATCCTCGCCCGCCTCGCGCAGGGGGTGGGCGGCTCGATGATCCTGCCGACCACCCTCTCGATCATCAATGCGACCTTCCGGGGGCGCGAGCGCGGCATCGCATTCGCCGTCTGGGGATCGACCATCGGCGGTATGGCCGCACTCGGCCCGCTTCTCGGGGGCTGGCTGACGACGGCCTTCTCCTGGCGGTGGGCCTTCGGCATCAACATCCCGCTCGGCATTCTCATCATCATCGGCGTGCTGCTCACCGTCGCGGAGTCGCGTAGCGACCGGACATCTCGGATCGACGTGGTCGGGGCGGTGCTGTCGGTCGTCACGATGGCGAGCCTCGTCTTCGGACTGATCGAGGGACGCACCTACGGGTGGTGGCTGGTCGATCAGCGCCCGCAGATCGGCGACTGGAGCTGGCCGTTCGACCTCTCGCCCATCCCGTTCGCGTTCGCGCTCGCCCTGGTGGCGCTCGCCGCGTTCATCGCCTGGGGCGTGCGCCGCGAGCGCCACGGTCGATCGACCTTGCTGGCTCTGCGTCTGTTCTCCATCCCGTCGTTCCGCAACGGCAACATCGCGGCGACCGTGGTCTCCCTCGGCGAGTTCGGAGTCATCCTGGCGCTGCCGCTGTGGCTGCAGTTCGTGCTCGGCTTCGACGCGCTGCAGACCGGGCTGCTGCTGCTCGCTCTGGCGGGAGGCTCGTTCGTCGCGAGCGGCGCGGCGGGCGCGGCGAGCGGCAGGATCGCCCCGGTCTGGGTCGTGCGCGCCGGACTCGTCGCCGAGGTCGTCGGTGTCGCCGGGGTGGGCTTCGTCATCGGGCCGGACGCATCGTGGTTGCCGCTCATCCCGTTCCTCTTCGTCTACGGCCTCGGCGTCGGACTCGCGACCGCGCAGCTCACCGGAGTCGTCCTCGCCGATGTCCCGGTCGCCGACAGCGGTGCAGCCTCCGGCACGCAGTCGACGTCGCGCCAGCTCGGCGCGGCGCTCGGCGTGGCCGTGCTCGGCACGGTGCTGTTCACCAGCACAGCCGGCATCCTCGCGTCCTCCCTCGACGCGCGTGGCGTGCCGGATGAGCAGCGCGATCAGATCGTGTCCGCCGTCGTCGACAGTGCGGGCGCGGCGATCGGCGGGCTCCAGGCGAACCCGGACACCGCCGCGATCGCGGACGACGCCGAGGCGGCGTTCTCGGACGGCACGCGGTTCGCCGCGTGGACGGCGGCTGGCTTCCTGGCGCTGGGACTGCTGTCGACGATCTCGCTCGGATCGGGCTCCGGGCGGACCCGAGAGTCCGAGGGCGCGGACGAGGTGGAAGCGCACGCCGAACCGGACCGCTCGTAG
- a CDS encoding MarR family winged helix-turn-helix transcriptional regulator has product MAVTDEMVCFSLYSAARATTQAYRTLLAPWGLTYPQYLVLAILWMEGEQTIGSLGDAMQLDSGTLSPLVRRLEQAGFVARARSTADERVVTVGLTDAGTALRAEVAPVHTRIAALAGMQDDDERHRLITELQELTARLQRADD; this is encoded by the coding sequence ATGGCCGTGACCGATGAGATGGTGTGCTTCTCGCTGTATTCCGCCGCCCGCGCGACGACGCAGGCGTACCGCACGCTCTTGGCACCGTGGGGTCTGACGTATCCGCAGTACCTCGTCCTCGCGATCCTCTGGATGGAGGGCGAGCAGACGATCGGCTCGCTCGGCGACGCGATGCAGCTGGACTCCGGCACCCTCTCGCCCCTCGTGCGCCGCCTCGAGCAGGCGGGCTTCGTGGCGCGCGCCCGCAGCACGGCCGACGAGCGTGTCGTCACCGTGGGCCTGACCGATGCGGGTACCGCGCTGCGCGCCGAGGTCGCGCCCGTGCACACCCGGATCGCGGCCCTCGCCGGCATGCAGGACGACGACGAGCGGCACCGCCTGATCACCGAGCTGCAGGAGCTGACCGCGCGACTGCAGCGCGCCGACGACTGA
- a CDS encoding organic hydroperoxide resistance protein — MDALYTAEALATGAGRNGRVATSDARLDLDLAIPKEMGGSGDGANPEQLFAAGYAACFHSALQTVARSQKVKITDSSVGARVQIGSNGEGGFGLAVQLEVVIPDLPHDQAQALADAAHQVCPYSNATRGNIEVEITVTDD, encoded by the coding sequence ATGGATGCTCTCTACACTGCCGAAGCACTCGCCACCGGTGCAGGCCGGAACGGCCGCGTCGCCACGAGCGACGCCCGCCTCGACCTGGATCTCGCCATCCCGAAGGAGATGGGAGGCAGCGGCGACGGCGCGAACCCCGAGCAGCTGTTCGCCGCCGGCTACGCCGCGTGCTTCCACTCCGCCTTGCAGACCGTCGCACGCTCGCAGAAGGTGAAGATCACGGACTCCTCGGTCGGAGCGCGCGTGCAGATCGGTTCGAACGGCGAGGGCGGCTTCGGACTCGCGGTGCAGCTCGAGGTCGTCATTCCCGACCTGCCGCACGATCAGGCCCAGGCTCTCGCCGACGCGGCGCACCAGGTCTGCCCGTACTCCAATGCGACCAGGGGCAACATCGAGGTCGAGATCACCGTCACCGACGACTGA
- a CDS encoding zinc-binding dehydrogenase, which yields MRALTHDTFGEPEEVLTVTERPTPNPGPGQVRLRIVLSPIHNHDLWTIRGTYGFKPELPAASGTEALGVVDALGEGVDHLAVGQRVATGGTFGAWAEYVVAPAAGLIPVPDALSDESAAQLVSMPFSTISLLQFLGAEKGDWIVQNAANGAVGRMLAQLGAARGVNVLGLVRRAAGVDELRDQGIENVVSTDADDWREQVAEITDGAHVAFGIDSVGGSSAGDVLSLLGEGGTLVAFGAMNSPTMEIASGDVIFKQATVKGFWGSKVIQTMDAETRGALFGELIQRVTDGTLTLPVAGIFDAADAADAVRASNTAGRVGKVLLRF from the coding sequence ATGCGCGCACTCACCCACGACACCTTCGGAGAACCCGAAGAGGTCCTCACCGTCACCGAGCGCCCCACCCCGAACCCCGGCCCCGGCCAGGTGCGCCTGCGGATCGTGCTGTCGCCGATCCACAACCACGACCTGTGGACGATCCGCGGCACGTACGGCTTCAAGCCGGAGCTCCCCGCGGCATCCGGCACCGAGGCGCTCGGCGTGGTCGACGCGCTCGGTGAGGGCGTCGACCACCTCGCCGTCGGACAGCGCGTCGCGACCGGCGGCACGTTCGGCGCCTGGGCGGAGTACGTCGTGGCACCCGCCGCCGGCCTCATCCCCGTGCCAGACGCGCTCAGCGACGAGAGCGCCGCACAGCTCGTCTCGATGCCGTTCAGCACCATCAGCCTGCTGCAGTTCCTCGGGGCGGAGAAGGGCGACTGGATCGTCCAGAACGCCGCCAACGGCGCGGTGGGCCGCATGCTCGCCCAGCTCGGTGCGGCACGCGGCGTGAACGTGCTCGGACTCGTGCGTCGCGCTGCCGGAGTCGATGAACTGCGCGATCAGGGCATCGAGAACGTGGTCTCCACGGATGCGGACGACTGGCGCGAGCAGGTCGCCGAGATCACCGACGGCGCGCACGTCGCCTTCGGCATCGACTCGGTGGGCGGCAGCTCTGCGGGTGACGTGCTCTCTCTCCTCGGCGAGGGCGGGACCCTCGTCGCGTTCGGCGCCATGAACTCCCCCACCATGGAGATCGCATCGGGAGACGTGATCTTCAAGCAGGCCACCGTCAAGGGCTTCTGGGGCAGCAAGGTCATCCAGACAATGGATGCCGAGACCCGCGGCGCACTGTTCGGCGAGCTGATCCAGCGCGTCACCGACGGCACGCTCACCCTTCCCGTCGCCGGGATCTTCGACGCTGCCGATGCCGCGGATGCGGTCCGCGCGAGCAACACCGCGGGTCGCGTCGGCAAGGTGCTCCTGCGCTTCTGA
- a CDS encoding RidA family protein translates to MEITLTQPAGLVASPAFSRVAVVPPGATTIHIGGQNGVDETGALISADAAEQSLRAVQNARLALESAGAGLDDVISWTIYIHQDADLRAAYGAVASTLAREGAPPLVTAALVAGLGVPGALIEVSAIAAVIRE, encoded by the coding sequence ATGGAGATCACCCTGACACAGCCGGCGGGACTCGTCGCGAGTCCCGCCTTCAGCCGCGTCGCCGTCGTGCCGCCCGGCGCGACGACGATCCACATCGGCGGCCAGAACGGCGTCGACGAGACGGGCGCGCTCATCTCGGCGGACGCCGCCGAGCAGTCGCTCCGCGCCGTCCAGAACGCTCGTCTCGCCCTCGAATCAGCCGGAGCAGGGCTCGACGACGTCATCAGCTGGACCATCTACATCCACCAGGATGCCGATCTGCGCGCCGCCTACGGGGCTGTCGCCTCGACGCTCGCACGCGAAGGCGCTCCCCCGCTCGTGACCGCTGCGCTCGTGGCCGGTCTCGGCGTGCCGGGGGCACTGATCGAGGTGAGTGCGATCGCCGCGGTCATCCGAGAGTGA
- a CDS encoding DNA polymerase IV → MAEWVLHVDMDQFIAAVEVLRRPELAGRPVIVGGRGDPTERAVVSTASYEARAFGIGSGMPLKIAARKAPEDAVFLPVDHEAYESASAEVMSALRALPGVVLEVVGWDECFLGVTTDDPEAVARSAQAAVLEATDLHCSVGIGDNKVRAKIATEFGKPRGVFRLTAENWFDVMGEKPTRDLWGVGPKVQKRLAARGITTVSELAAADEAELVSEFGPRMGVWYHGLGSGLGPAVVDDTPWVARSHSRETTYQQNLTTASEVQAAVAELAGHAFEDCLADGRPVMRVHLKVRYAPFETKTFGRKLAAPTNDRDEVIAAAVELSTTLDAEREVRLLGVRAEMVMPEAGESTERTPVRGRI, encoded by the coding sequence ATGGCCGAGTGGGTGCTGCATGTCGACATGGACCAGTTCATCGCCGCCGTCGAGGTGCTGCGACGTCCCGAGCTCGCCGGGCGCCCGGTGATCGTGGGCGGGCGCGGAGATCCGACCGAGCGCGCCGTGGTCTCGACGGCGTCGTACGAGGCGCGCGCCTTCGGCATCGGGTCGGGGATGCCGCTGAAGATCGCCGCACGCAAGGCGCCGGAGGATGCGGTGTTCCTGCCCGTCGATCATGAGGCCTACGAGTCGGCATCTGCCGAGGTCATGTCCGCCCTGCGTGCGCTGCCGGGTGTGGTGCTCGAGGTCGTCGGTTGGGACGAGTGCTTCCTCGGCGTGACGACGGACGACCCCGAGGCGGTCGCGCGGAGCGCCCAGGCCGCCGTCCTGGAGGCGACGGATCTGCACTGCTCCGTCGGGATCGGAGACAACAAGGTGCGGGCCAAAATCGCCACGGAGTTCGGCAAGCCGCGAGGCGTGTTCCGGCTCACTGCGGAGAACTGGTTCGACGTGATGGGCGAGAAGCCGACCCGTGACCTGTGGGGCGTCGGTCCGAAGGTGCAGAAGCGACTGGCAGCCCGCGGGATCACCACGGTCAGCGAACTCGCCGCAGCGGATGAGGCGGAGCTCGTCTCCGAGTTCGGCCCGCGCATGGGCGTCTGGTACCACGGCCTGGGATCAGGGCTCGGACCCGCCGTGGTCGACGACACCCCGTGGGTCGCGCGCAGTCACAGCCGCGAGACGACCTATCAGCAGAATCTCACGACCGCGAGCGAGGTGCAGGCCGCCGTGGCTGAGCTCGCCGGTCACGCCTTCGAGGACTGCCTGGCTGACGGCCGACCGGTCATGCGCGTCCATCTGAAGGTGCGATACGCCCCCTTCGAGACGAAGACCTTCGGGCGCAAGCTGGCGGCGCCGACGAACGATCGCGACGAGGTCATCGCCGCCGCCGTGGAATTGAGCACGACGCTGGACGCGGAGCGAGAGGTGCGGCTGCTCGGAGTGCGGGCCGAGATGGTCATGCCCGAGGCCGGCGAATCGACGGAGCGCACCCCCGTCAGGGGCCGGATCTGA
- a CDS encoding DUF1304 domain-containing protein encodes MLIVGLVLAAAAAAFHVFIFALESLKWTEPETRKIFGVASEADAVTMKALAFNQGFYNLFLALTALLGVGLVIVGATTVGVTLVFAGTGMMLAAALVLVLSDPSKLRAAAMQGTLPLLAVIATAVGVATA; translated from the coding sequence ATGCTCATCGTCGGACTCGTCCTCGCCGCGGCCGCTGCCGCCTTCCACGTCTTCATCTTCGCGCTCGAATCGCTCAAGTGGACGGAGCCCGAGACCCGCAAGATCTTCGGCGTCGCGAGTGAGGCGGATGCCGTGACCATGAAGGCGCTCGCCTTCAACCAGGGCTTCTACAACCTGTTCCTGGCCCTCACCGCACTCCTGGGCGTCGGTCTCGTCATCGTCGGCGCCACCACGGTCGGCGTGACCCTGGTGTTCGCCGGCACCGGCATGATGCTCGCGGCCGCACTGGTGCTCGTGCTCTCGGATCCCTCGAAGCTGCGCGCCGCGGCCATGCAGGGGACGCTGCCGCTGCTGGCCGTGATCGCCACCGCCGTCGGGGTCGCCACCGCCTGA
- a CDS encoding CPBP family intramembrane glutamic endopeptidase has product MTTAQRTSTTWPAVVPALLVCAAAPAFFVVQIAWLGWALLALGIAGAWLVERRSPAAPDQTVRVGARRDTAHVIGVRRQPSLTRDLSLIALGMLIVSIIPLAAELDNLAMLRFTLALGGAVVVPYVVSRFVYRDRAIGFPWRAHRRWGRLQWGWLVAVLVLGWLILPFYFITSGVYQNWPVVDSPDLIARLFVGVGAVGIWDELFFICTVFALLRRHFPDALANVLQMIVFVSFLWELGYREWGPLLTIPFALLQGFIFMRTHSLAYVVTVHLLFDAVVFGVLVHAHNPGLLPIFLI; this is encoded by the coding sequence GTGACCACGGCGCAGCGCACGTCGACGACGTGGCCCGCCGTGGTGCCTGCGCTGCTGGTGTGCGCTGCGGCGCCGGCGTTCTTCGTCGTGCAGATCGCCTGGCTCGGGTGGGCGCTGCTGGCTCTCGGAATCGCAGGCGCCTGGCTCGTCGAGCGCCGCTCGCCCGCCGCACCCGACCAGACCGTGCGCGTCGGCGCCAGGAGAGACACGGCGCACGTCATCGGAGTCCGCCGGCAGCCGTCGCTCACCCGCGATCTCTCCCTGATCGCTCTCGGCATGCTGATCGTGTCGATCATCCCGCTGGCGGCAGAACTCGACAACCTCGCGATGCTGCGCTTCACGCTCGCCCTCGGCGGTGCCGTGGTGGTGCCCTACGTCGTCTCCCGCTTCGTGTACCGCGACAGGGCGATCGGCTTCCCCTGGCGTGCACACCGCCGCTGGGGGCGGCTGCAGTGGGGCTGGCTCGTGGCCGTCCTGGTGCTCGGCTGGCTGATCCTGCCGTTCTACTTCATCACCAGCGGCGTCTACCAGAACTGGCCTGTCGTCGACTCGCCCGACCTCATCGCCCGGCTGTTCGTCGGCGTCGGAGCGGTCGGCATCTGGGACGAGCTGTTCTTCATCTGCACGGTGTTCGCGCTGCTGCGTCGGCACTTCCCGGATGCGCTCGCGAACGTGCTGCAGATGATCGTGTTCGTCTCGTTCCTCTGGGAGCTCGGATACCGCGAGTGGGGGCCGCTCCTGACGATCCCGTTCGCGCTGCTGCAGGGGTTCATCTTCATGCGGACGCACTCACTGGCCTACGTCGTGACGGTGCACCTGCTGTTCGACGCCGTCGTCTTCGGCGTGCTCGTGCACGCGCACAACCCGGGCCTGCTGCCGATCTTCCTCATCTAG
- the trmB gene encoding tRNA (guanosine(46)-N7)-methyltransferase TrmB, with protein MPEPRTFRDEPVSFVRRSGRMSDAQERAFDELGPHYLLDVPRDVAWTSVHPEARLDPAVEYGREADLYVEIGSGQGHAIVSAASSRPADDFLAVEVFRAGLARTMLDADREGARNLRVVEANAPEVLSSYLPEAAAAEVWIFFPDPWHKKKHTKRRLVRQGFGTTAARALRDGGLLRLATDWEDYAVQMREVLDADPLFERAFEGEWADRFEGRVMTAFERKGIAKGRDIRDLVYRRKSRA; from the coding sequence ATGCCCGAACCCCGCACCTTCCGCGACGAACCGGTGTCGTTCGTGCGCCGTAGCGGCCGGATGTCGGATGCGCAAGAGCGCGCCTTCGACGAGCTCGGCCCGCACTACCTGCTCGACGTCCCCCGTGACGTCGCCTGGACCTCGGTGCACCCCGAGGCCCGGCTCGACCCGGCCGTCGAGTACGGCCGGGAGGCCGACCTCTACGTCGAGATCGGCTCTGGTCAGGGGCACGCCATCGTGTCTGCCGCCTCGTCGCGCCCCGCTGACGACTTCCTCGCCGTCGAGGTCTTCCGGGCGGGTCTCGCCCGTACGATGCTCGACGCCGATCGCGAAGGCGCCCGCAATCTGCGGGTCGTCGAGGCGAACGCGCCGGAGGTGCTCTCGTCGTACCTGCCGGAGGCCGCGGCCGCCGAGGTCTGGATCTTCTTCCCCGATCCGTGGCACAAGAAGAAGCACACCAAGCGCCGCCTCGTGCGCCAGGGCTTCGGCACCACCGCCGCCCGCGCCCTGCGCGACGGCGGCCTGCTGCGTCTGGCCACGGACTGGGAGGACTACGCGGTGCAGATGCGTGAGGTGCTCGATGCCGACCCGCTGTTCGAGCGAGCCTTCGAGGGCGAGTGGGCTGACCGCTTCGAGGGCCGCGTCATGACCGCCTTCGAGCGCAAAGGGATCGCGAAGGGCCGCGACATCCGCGATCTCGTGTATCGGCGGAAGTCGCGCGCGTGA
- a CDS encoding DUF3097 domain-containing protein — MDDRYGSDVLAAGWRERAAKPVPQVAAELDLVVEVAEDGYCGAVTRVQGGTVELEDRRGRKRLFPLGGGFLIDGSPVRLTVPAPREQGARRTASGSFAVADQRARVALPSRILVEGKHDAELVEKVWGADLRVEGVVVEFLQGVDLLDELLAAEPPTAARRYGVLVDHLVPGSKESRIAEAVARGPHGRHVKIVGHPFVDVWQCVTPRALGIARWPEIPRGTDWKTGICRAFGWPYETQADTGRAWQHILSKVHTYRDLEPALLGRVEELIDFVTAPAG, encoded by the coding sequence ATGGACGACAGGTACGGATCCGATGTGCTCGCGGCGGGATGGCGGGAGCGAGCGGCGAAGCCCGTGCCGCAGGTCGCCGCCGAGCTCGACCTGGTCGTGGAGGTCGCGGAGGACGGGTACTGCGGTGCCGTCACCCGGGTGCAGGGCGGCACCGTCGAGCTCGAGGATCGCCGAGGCCGCAAGCGGCTCTTCCCCCTCGGCGGGGGCTTCCTGATCGACGGCTCTCCGGTGCGGCTCACGGTGCCCGCGCCCCGAGAGCAGGGCGCGAGGCGGACGGCATCCGGATCCTTCGCGGTCGCCGATCAGCGCGCTCGCGTGGCGCTCCCCAGCCGCATCCTCGTGGAGGGCAAGCACGACGCCGAGCTGGTCGAGAAGGTGTGGGGCGCTGACCTGCGCGTCGAGGGCGTGGTTGTCGAGTTCCTGCAGGGCGTCGACCTGCTCGACGAGCTGCTCGCCGCCGAGCCCCCGACCGCCGCGCGACGCTACGGCGTGCTCGTCGATCACCTCGTCCCCGGATCGAAGGAGTCGAGGATCGCCGAGGCGGTCGCCCGTGGGCCGCACGGGCGTCATGTGAAGATCGTCGGGCATCCCTTCGTCGACGTGTGGCAGTGCGTCACGCCACGGGCGCTCGGCATCGCCCGGTGGCCGGAGATCCCGCGCGGAACGGACTGGAAGACCGGCATCTGCCGTGCATTCGGCTGGCCCTACGAGACGCAGGCCGACACCGGGCGGGCCTGGCAGCACATCCTGTCGAAGGTGCACACCTATCGCGACCTCGAGCCGGCGCTGCTGGGCCGGGTCGAGGAGCTCATCGACTTCGTCACCGCTCCGGCCGGCTGA
- a CDS encoding TPM domain-containing protein, with protein MKTRWLTLTALALAAALAVVPTTVASATDPVRLGADHVLDEAGVLSSSEQDDAEARLAELTDATGMDLFVVFVDSFSNPGDAPGWTDAVAQMNGLGSSDYLLAVAVDDRTYSFSADSSGPISASQQAGIERAIESRLSDDEWAGAITAAADEMQGDGGAGALRTTLIVVGVIALALIVWLVISLVRRARRNAEIRRRGAMPETPDPNDPFSTLTDEQVETQAGTALVQADDAITSSREELGFAVAQFGEPATAEFSAAIETAKARMSEAFDLRQKLDDEIEDTVHDRRAWHIRIIQICDEIDEVLDRNAEAFDALRKLEQNAPQELERVAQERQALNGVLAGAEPALAALSTTFDAAELSTVVDNPAQARERAALADRSIEAARAAITAGRSGEAAFAIRTAEQSVAQAGQLVQAITALGSELVAIESQAQALITELQADIAAAQQLPDESGTIAPVAAATAQQLQQAQASLTGSARSPRRVLDALTAANTQIDAAIAQGTQAVERARRVQQMLEQTLAQAESEIRAAREYIETRRGTVGSTARTRLSQAESTLNQALGLRSSQPEAALSEAGRALELVRQATSSAQADVAAMNPSRYESDGWGGGGGFFGGGSSGGSGLGGDILGGIIGGLLSGGGGGGRSSRSSSWRSSGGGGFRSSGFGGGGRSSGGGRRSGGGRF; from the coding sequence ATGAAGACACGGTGGCTGACGCTGACCGCACTCGCACTGGCTGCGGCACTCGCAGTGGTGCCGACGACCGTGGCATCCGCGACCGATCCCGTGCGACTCGGCGCTGATCACGTCCTCGACGAGGCAGGCGTGCTGAGCAGCTCCGAGCAGGATGATGCAGAGGCACGTCTTGCCGAGCTCACCGATGCCACCGGTATGGACCTCTTCGTCGTGTTCGTCGACTCCTTCTCCAACCCGGGTGATGCGCCCGGCTGGACCGACGCCGTCGCCCAGATGAATGGTCTCGGAAGCAGCGACTACCTCCTCGCGGTGGCCGTCGACGACCGTACTTATTCGTTCAGTGCCGATTCGTCAGGGCCGATCAGCGCCTCACAGCAGGCCGGCATCGAGAGGGCGATCGAGAGTCGTCTCAGTGATGACGAGTGGGCCGGCGCGATCACTGCCGCGGCGGACGAGATGCAAGGGGACGGCGGCGCGGGCGCGCTGCGCACGACCCTGATCGTGGTCGGCGTTATCGCGCTGGCGCTCATCGTCTGGCTCGTCATCTCGCTCGTCCGGCGGGCTCGACGCAACGCCGAGATCCGCAGACGCGGCGCCATGCCGGAGACCCCCGATCCGAACGACCCGTTCTCCACCCTCACCGACGAGCAGGTCGAGACGCAGGCCGGGACTGCGCTCGTGCAGGCGGATGATGCGATCACGTCGAGCCGTGAGGAGCTCGGTTTCGCGGTGGCGCAGTTCGGCGAACCGGCGACCGCCGAGTTCAGCGCAGCGATCGAGACGGCGAAGGCCAGAATGTCCGAGGCGTTCGACCTCAGGCAGAAGCTCGACGACGAGATCGAGGACACCGTCCACGACCGCCGCGCCTGGCACATCCGCATCATCCAGATCTGCGACGAGATCGACGAGGTCCTCGACCGGAATGCCGAGGCGTTCGACGCGCTGCGCAAACTGGAGCAGAACGCGCCTCAGGAGCTCGAACGCGTCGCGCAGGAGCGGCAGGCCCTGAACGGCGTGCTGGCCGGCGCCGAGCCCGCTCTCGCCGCTCTCTCCACGACCTTCGACGCGGCAGAGCTCTCCACCGTCGTCGACAACCCCGCGCAGGCACGGGAGCGCGCGGCCCTGGCCGACCGCTCCATCGAGGCGGCCAGGGCGGCGATCACCGCCGGTCGCAGCGGCGAAGCGGCGTTCGCCATCCGCACGGCGGAGCAGTCGGTCGCACAGGCCGGACAGCTCGTGCAGGCGATCACCGCGCTCGGATCGGAGCTCGTGGCCATCGAATCCCAGGCGCAGGCACTGATCACCGAGCTGCAGGCCGACATCGCGGCGGCTCAGCAGCTGCCGGACGAGAGTGGCACGATCGCTCCTGTGGCCGCAGCGACCGCTCAGCAGCTGCAGCAGGCGCAGGCGTCTCTCACGGGATCGGCTCGCAGCCCGCGCCGCGTCCTCGACGCGCTCACAGCCGCGAACACGCAGATCGACGCCGCGATCGCCCAGGGCACGCAGGCCGTCGAACGCGCTCGTCGCGTGCAGCAGATGCTGGAGCAGACGCTCGCTCAGGCAGAGTCCGAGATCCGCGCGGCCAGGGAGTACATCGAGACGCGACGCGGAACGGTCGGATCCACCGCCCGCACGCGCCTCTCCCAGGCCGAGAGCACCCTGAACCAGGCGCTCGGGCTGCGGAGCTCGCAGCCCGAGGCCGCGCTGTCCGAGGCGGGCAGAGCCCTCGAGCTCGTCCGGCAAGCCACCTCCTCCGCCCAGGCCGACGTCGCGGCGATGAACCCCAGCCGGTACGAGAGCGACGGCTGGGGCGGTGGCGGCGGCTTCTTCGGCG